One Candidatus Binatia bacterium DNA segment encodes these proteins:
- a CDS encoding carboxymuconolactone decarboxylase family protein — protein sequence MKPRLEPLPVEEWNDDARAALRDGMPGAADVFLSENPDAPRIPNVLATLMHNPALTGPWLRYNSVLLGAPTLDPRHRELMILRVAWRARANYEWLQHVRVGKPLGITDEEIEAISRGEPAPSWTSFETDLMAATDQLMDHHCIDDSTWARLAEELKPAQLMELVFVVGSYTCLAMAFNSFGLELDPDLDPAMSPVMPVPLERK from the coding sequence ATGAAGCCGAGATTGGAACCCCTTCCCGTGGAAGAGTGGAACGACGACGCGCGCGCCGCGCTTCGCGACGGCATGCCGGGTGCCGCCGACGTCTTTCTGTCCGAAAACCCAGACGCCCCCCGAATTCCGAACGTGCTCGCCACGCTGATGCACAATCCGGCCCTCACCGGGCCTTGGCTCCGCTACAACAGCGTGCTCCTGGGCGCGCCCACCCTCGACCCGCGACACCGCGAGCTCATGATCCTCCGCGTCGCCTGGCGCGCCCGCGCCAACTACGAGTGGTTGCAGCACGTCCGCGTCGGAAAGCCCCTCGGAATCACCGACGAAGAGATCGAGGCGATTTCCCGCGGTGAGCCCGCCCCGTCGTGGACGTCCTTCGAAACGGACCTCATGGCCGCGACCGATCAGCTGATGGACCACCACTGCATCGACGACAGCACCTGGGCTCGCCTGGCCGAAGAGCTGAAGCCGGCGCAACTCATGGAACTCGTATTCGTCGTCGGCAGCTACACGTGCCTCGCGATGGCGTTCAACAGCTTCGGCCTCGAACTCGACCCAGATCTCGATCCTGCCATGTCCCCGGTGATGCCGGTTCCCCTCGAAAGGAAGTGA
- a CDS encoding TetR/AcrR family transcriptional regulator, translated as MKRSEGDPQPAWRQRAVVRGLSAARSRAEQRVQKYMDAAFELMDEKGTSDFTIQEVIDRSKQSLRGFYQYFDGKDELLLALFEESMREAVTDIEKALKPKDEPVERLRAFTIRLHEWCDPVESPRKRGKHNRVPTSEFALQFAGKDPERVREAMAPIFRMLVELIEAAVAAKAIKVADARRAATLVQQTVMCGWLSNRLVRSPGDRITADEAWQFCLRGLSG; from the coding sequence ATGAAGCGCTCGGAAGGCGATCCCCAACCTGCTTGGCGTCAGCGCGCCGTCGTTCGCGGCCTGAGCGCTGCTCGTTCGCGCGCCGAGCAGCGTGTCCAGAAGTACATGGACGCGGCGTTCGAGCTGATGGACGAGAAGGGCACGAGCGACTTTACGATCCAGGAGGTCATCGACCGCTCGAAACAATCGCTGCGCGGATTCTATCAGTACTTCGATGGGAAGGACGAGCTGCTGCTCGCGCTCTTCGAAGAGAGCATGCGCGAGGCGGTGACGGACATCGAAAAGGCACTCAAGCCGAAGGACGAGCCGGTCGAGCGGCTACGCGCCTTCACGATCCGTCTTCATGAGTGGTGTGATCCCGTCGAGTCCCCGAGGAAGCGGGGGAAGCACAATCGCGTTCCCACCTCGGAGTTCGCGCTGCAATTCGCGGGCAAGGACCCGGAGAGAGTTCGAGAGGCGATGGCGCCGATCTTCCGGATGCTGGTTGAGCTCATCGAGGCTGCAGTCGCCGCGAAGGCCATCAAGGTGGCAGATGCGCGGCGCGCGGCCACGCTCGTCCAGCAAACGGTGATGTGCGGTTGGCTCTCGAATCGCCTCGTTCGAAGTCCAGGAGACCGGATCACGGCCGACGAGGCCTGGCAGTTTTGTCTGCGCGGCCTCTCTGGCTGA
- a CDS encoding acyl-CoA dehydrogenase family protein has product MLEDSVRTALTRARERAKGSGVIDAALAELGWLELLRAEPSDAVDIVFRALGTADATATALDDVVVSALGETPRSDLAVLLPGFGASDPPGRRTGERVQAAGVATARADGAQEMLVVCRTDGAPCLATVPIAATQVRAVRGIDPDGELRTVSLEADVGTAIPLDPAAWESALALGRRAVAQQTAGACREMLEFARSHALERVQFGNPIARFQAVRTRLADALVAVEALDASLAVASEEPGAETAALAKAVAGRTARTVAKHAQQVLAGIGFTTEHAFHRYLKRTMALEGLFGSADGIVLAFGRHLLATRSVPRLIEL; this is encoded by the coding sequence ATGCTCGAAGACAGCGTGCGCACCGCCCTGACCCGCGCGCGCGAACGCGCGAAAGGGAGCGGCGTGATCGACGCGGCCCTCGCGGAGCTCGGCTGGCTCGAGCTGCTCCGCGCAGAGCCGAGCGACGCTGTCGACATCGTCTTCCGCGCGCTCGGTACCGCCGATGCGACGGCGACCGCGCTCGACGACGTGGTCGTCTCGGCGCTCGGTGAGACGCCTCGCTCCGACCTGGCCGTGCTGCTCCCGGGGTTTGGTGCTTCCGACCCGCCGGGTCGCCGCACGGGGGAACGGGTTCAGGCGGCCGGCGTCGCCACCGCACGCGCGGACGGGGCGCAGGAGATGCTGGTGGTTTGTCGGACGGACGGGGCGCCGTGTCTCGCCACCGTCCCGATTGCGGCCACGCAGGTGCGCGCGGTCCGCGGCATCGATCCCGACGGAGAGCTCCGGACCGTCTCGCTCGAGGCGGACGTAGGCACGGCGATCCCGCTCGACCCCGCCGCATGGGAGTCCGCCCTGGCGCTCGGCCGACGGGCGGTGGCGCAGCAGACGGCCGGCGCCTGCCGGGAGATGCTCGAGTTCGCGCGCAGTCACGCCTTGGAGCGAGTGCAATTCGGCAATCCCATCGCTCGGTTCCAGGCGGTGCGTACCCGGCTCGCCGACGCGCTGGTCGCGGTCGAAGCACTCGACGCGAGCCTTGCCGTGGCATCGGAAGAGCCGGGGGCCGAAACAGCGGCGCTCGCCAAGGCCGTGGCGGGGCGGACGGCGCGTACCGTGGCGAAGCACGCTCAGCAGGTCCTCGCCGGGATCGGCTTCACGACGGAGCACGCGTTCCACCGGTACCTCAAGCGCACCATGGCGCTCGAAGGTCTTTTCGGTTCCGCGGACGGCATCGTCCTCGCGTTTGGTCGCCATCTGCTTGCAACCCGAAGCGTTCCGAGGCTCATCGAGTTGTAA
- a CDS encoding ferredoxin--NADP reductase produces MNQARDYQPLAVLEVIEETADTRSFVLEIPSALQEAFAYVAGQFCTFRATIDGEEVVRCYSMSSSPDTDERFMATVKRVPDGKMSNWMIDSLAAGDTLDVMRPAGLFVLRETEAPIVAFAGGSGITPILSIVKSALATSKREIALVYANRDADSIIFRDELERLRASSQGRLSVHHHLDAERGFLDAAACASLIGERTGRDFYVCGPGPYMEVVEAGLDDLGIARTELFIERFVVPDETHDLDEGSATESVTIKIEGGERTVSYRSGDTILEAARRGGLGPPSSCLSGNCATCMAHLEKGTATMRMNNALSADEVDDGWVLTCQAVPSSREVVVDYDA; encoded by the coding sequence ATGAACCAGGCCCGCGATTATCAACCGCTCGCTGTGCTCGAGGTCATCGAGGAGACCGCCGACACGAGGTCGTTCGTCCTCGAGATTCCAAGCGCGCTCCAGGAAGCGTTCGCATACGTCGCCGGGCAGTTCTGTACGTTTCGAGCCACGATCGACGGCGAGGAGGTCGTGCGCTGCTACTCGATGTCCAGCTCGCCGGACACCGACGAGCGCTTCATGGCTACGGTGAAGCGCGTTCCGGACGGGAAGATGTCGAACTGGATGATCGACTCGCTTGCCGCCGGCGACACGCTCGACGTGATGCGTCCGGCGGGGTTGTTCGTACTGCGGGAGACGGAGGCTCCGATCGTCGCGTTCGCGGGGGGGAGTGGAATCACGCCGATCCTCTCGATCGTGAAGAGCGCTCTCGCCACGTCGAAGCGCGAGATCGCACTCGTGTATGCCAACCGCGACGCAGACAGCATCATCTTTCGAGACGAACTCGAGCGCCTCCGCGCATCGTCCCAGGGGCGGCTCTCGGTGCATCATCACCTCGACGCGGAGCGCGGGTTCCTCGATGCTGCGGCCTGCGCCTCGCTCATCGGAGAGCGGACGGGCCGTGATTTCTACGTCTGCGGTCCGGGTCCCTACATGGAGGTCGTCGAAGCAGGCCTCGACGATCTGGGGATCGCGCGAACCGAGCTCTTCATCGAGCGCTTCGTCGTGCCCGACGAGACACACGACCTCGACGAGGGCTCGGCCACCGAATCGGTCACGATCAAGATCGAAGGCGGCGAGCGCACGGTCTCGTACCGATCTGGGGACACGATCCTCGAGGCCGCCCGCCGCGGAGGACTTGGCCCCCCCTCGTCGTGCCTGTCCGGGAACTGCGCGACCTGCATGGCCCACCTCGAGAAGGGAACTGCGACGATGCGGATGAACAACGCCCTCTCTGCGGACGAGGTGGACGACGGCTGGGTGCTGACGTGCCAGGCGGTCCCGTCGAGCCGCGAGGTGGTCGTCGACTACGACGCTTGA
- a CDS encoding FadD3 family acyl-CoA ligase, with protein MRGDLLWSTIPEMAIDAATRFGDAEAVVDGPRRVSFIELAGDFRRVTAALATSGIERGDRVAIWAPNRYEWLVAALGILGSGAAVVPVNTRFKGSEVRHVLERSGARVVFTAGEFLGTNYAATVSELRPLLPNLRMVVGFDDASDADHSFDSFRHLGDALSDDGVDARIGKTTANDICDVLFTSGTTGAPKGVLMTHAQTLRQFSDWCDMAGLVTGDRYLIVNPFFHMFGYKAGCLASLMAGATILPKAVFDVDDVLETVATESVTVLPGPPTLYQSFLDHSERDRFDLRSLRVAVTGAADIPVELIRRIREELPFRTIITGYGLSEAGTVSGTSTDDDPATVATTVGRARPGLEVTIANDAGEPQPMGEAGEVLVRGYSVTRGYLDDPEETKRAVDPEGWLHTGDLGVLDEEGNLRIVGRIKDMFIVGGFNAYPAEIENLLLGHPAVARAAVVGMPDERLGEVGMAFVVTTPDSDLKPETLIAWARDEMANYKVPRAVEIVDDLPTNATGKIEKEILRARAAAAGRPDRGTEER; from the coding sequence ATGAGAGGCGACCTGCTGTGGTCGACCATCCCCGAGATGGCCATCGACGCGGCGACCCGTTTCGGCGACGCCGAAGCCGTGGTCGACGGCCCGCGCCGCGTGAGCTTCATCGAGTTGGCCGGCGATTTCCGGCGAGTGACGGCCGCACTCGCCACCTCCGGAATCGAGCGCGGCGATCGCGTCGCGATCTGGGCACCCAACCGATACGAGTGGCTGGTCGCCGCTCTAGGCATCCTCGGTTCCGGCGCCGCCGTCGTGCCGGTGAACACACGCTTCAAGGGCAGCGAAGTCCGGCACGTCCTCGAGCGCAGTGGGGCTCGCGTCGTGTTCACGGCCGGCGAGTTCCTCGGAACGAACTACGCCGCGACGGTTTCCGAGCTCCGCCCTCTGCTCCCGAATCTCCGCATGGTGGTCGGCTTCGACGACGCCTCGGACGCCGACCACTCGTTCGACTCGTTCCGGCACCTCGGGGATGCGCTGAGCGATGACGGCGTCGATGCCCGCATTGGCAAAACGACGGCCAACGACATCTGCGACGTTCTGTTCACGTCCGGCACCACTGGCGCGCCCAAGGGCGTACTCATGACGCACGCGCAGACGCTTCGGCAGTTCTCCGACTGGTGCGACATGGCCGGCCTGGTGACCGGCGACCGCTACCTGATCGTGAATCCCTTCTTCCACATGTTCGGCTACAAAGCCGGCTGCCTCGCCTCACTCATGGCCGGCGCGACGATCCTGCCGAAGGCGGTGTTCGACGTGGACGACGTTCTCGAGACCGTCGCCACCGAGTCCGTGACGGTCCTCCCCGGGCCTCCGACGTTGTATCAGTCGTTCCTCGACCACAGCGAACGCGACCGCTTCGACCTACGCTCGCTTCGGGTCGCCGTCACCGGTGCCGCCGACATTCCCGTCGAGCTCATCCGCCGGATACGGGAAGAGTTGCCGTTCCGCACGATCATCACGGGCTACGGCTTGAGCGAAGCAGGCACCGTGAGCGGCACGTCGACCGACGACGATCCCGCGACCGTCGCCACGACCGTCGGACGCGCCCGCCCCGGCCTCGAAGTGACCATCGCGAACGACGCGGGCGAACCCCAACCAATGGGCGAGGCCGGTGAGGTGCTCGTTCGGGGCTACAGCGTGACGCGCGGCTACCTCGACGACCCCGAGGAAACGAAGCGTGCGGTCGACCCCGAGGGCTGGCTCCACACCGGCGATCTCGGCGTCCTCGACGAAGAGGGGAACCTGCGCATCGTCGGGCGGATCAAAGACATGTTCATCGTGGGCGGCTTCAACGCATATCCCGCCGAGATCGAGAACCTGTTGCTCGGCCACCCCGCCGTCGCGCGCGCGGCCGTCGTGGGCATGCCGGACGAACGACTCGGAGAGGTCGGCATGGCCTTCGTCGTCACCACGCCCGATTCCGATCTGAAGCCGGAGACTCTCATCGCGTGGGCGCGCGACGAGATGGCGAACTACAAAGTCCCCCGCGCGGTCGAGATCGTCGACGATCTTCCGACGAACGCGACCGGGAAGATCGAAAAAGAGATCCTGCGAGCCCGCGCCGCTGCGGCGGGCCGGCCCGACCGAGGCACGGAGGAACGATGA
- a CDS encoding 3-oxoacyl-ACP reductase FabG, whose translation MSLNGKVAVVTGGGSGIGRACSLQLARDGAGVAVWDLNPDGAGETVAAIEKAGGRALACVGDAADATQIAESVARTRSELGPVTILVNNAGITAFCGFRNIDEEAWDRMMRINLKGPFLCTQAVIGDMLDAGWGRVINISSSSAQTGAPAMGHYAASKGGVIGFTKALAMEYAATGITVNNIPPGFVDTPMLRSSPVDVDAAAAVAPMKRAGQPEDIATACAYLASEAAGYVTGQTLSVNGGRYLV comes from the coding sequence ATGTCTCTGAACGGGAAGGTGGCCGTCGTGACCGGCGGCGGAAGCGGCATTGGCAGGGCGTGCAGCCTGCAACTGGCGAGGGATGGTGCCGGTGTAGCCGTGTGGGATCTGAACCCCGACGGTGCCGGCGAGACGGTCGCGGCGATCGAGAAGGCGGGGGGGCGTGCACTCGCCTGCGTCGGTGACGCGGCCGATGCGACGCAGATCGCCGAGTCGGTGGCACGCACGCGCTCCGAACTTGGTCCGGTGACGATCCTCGTGAACAACGCCGGGATCACCGCGTTTTGCGGCTTCCGGAACATTGACGAGGAGGCGTGGGACCGCATGATGCGGATCAACTTGAAGGGGCCGTTCTTGTGCACGCAGGCGGTCATCGGCGACATGCTCGACGCCGGCTGGGGGCGCGTCATCAACATCTCCTCCTCCTCCGCCCAGACCGGCGCGCCGGCCATGGGCCACTACGCCGCCTCGAAGGGTGGTGTGATCGGCTTCACGAAGGCCCTCGCGATGGAGTACGCCGCGACCGGCATCACGGTGAACAACATCCCGCCCGGCTTCGTCGACACGCCGATGTTGCGTAGTTCGCCGGTCGACGTCGACGCCGCGGCTGCGGTCGCACCGATGAAGCGCGCAGGGCAGCCCGAGGACATCGCCACCGCGTGCGCCTACCTCGCGTCGGAAGCCGCCGGCTACGTGACGGGCCAGACCTTGAGCGTGAACGGTGGGCGCTATCTCGTCTGA
- a CDS encoding nuclear transport factor 2 family protein, translating into MANETHQQDADLVELHALCARYMAYTSQFVQDRWLDVFTEDVEYNAFGTPYTLERFPELLAAAPRGQFIGNMPVVEFDGDRATGMQHFVFIDQRTHDMRLGWYKDEYVRTTDGWRIRRRATTFMRKSGSFDSGRQHDPLSDEAG; encoded by the coding sequence ATGGCGAACGAGACGCACCAGCAGGATGCGGACCTGGTCGAGCTGCATGCGTTGTGCGCCCGGTACATGGCGTACACGAGCCAGTTCGTTCAGGATCGCTGGCTCGACGTGTTCACGGAAGACGTGGAGTACAACGCCTTCGGCACGCCGTACACACTCGAGCGCTTCCCGGAATTGCTCGCCGCGGCGCCGCGCGGTCAGTTCATCGGCAACATGCCCGTCGTCGAGTTCGATGGCGATCGAGCGACGGGCATGCAGCACTTCGTCTTCATCGACCAGCGCACCCACGACATGCGCCTCGGTTGGTACAAGGATGAGTACGTTCGAACGACGGATGGATGGCGCATTCGGCGGCGCGCCACGACGTTCATGCGCAAGAGCGGCAGTTTCGATTCGGGGAGGCAGCACGATCCGCTCTCAGACGAAGCGGGTTGA
- a CDS encoding TIGR03564 family F420-dependent LLM class oxidoreductase — protein sequence MRVGVMMGPERGRYARKVERLRADAQWAEEAGLSSAWIPQIPDDFDALTAVAVAGAATSRIEIGTAVVPVQPRHPVALAHQALSVQAICEGRLALGLGVSHHWIIEDMLGLTYDRPVARLRAYLDVLDQALAGPTTVKVENDFFKIDQPLDVTDVGPTPVLIAALAPRMLRLAGERADGTILWMADERAIGDHVAPSIGKAAEAAGRPAPRIVAGIPMCVCADSEVDAAVERTNRILSEAEVSPNYQKLLERGDARQVGDILAAGSEASIEKRLGSFADAGVTDISIRVVPIGSGREELIASVGRTRQYLASLGGAF from the coding sequence ATGCGAGTCGGGGTCATGATGGGTCCGGAGCGGGGCCGCTACGCGAGGAAGGTCGAGCGTCTCCGGGCCGACGCCCAGTGGGCCGAGGAGGCGGGTCTCTCCTCGGCGTGGATTCCGCAGATCCCCGACGACTTCGACGCGCTGACCGCTGTGGCCGTGGCGGGTGCCGCGACGTCCCGCATCGAGATCGGTACGGCGGTCGTGCCCGTGCAACCCCGTCATCCGGTGGCGCTGGCGCATCAGGCTCTTTCGGTCCAGGCCATCTGTGAGGGCCGTCTCGCGTTGGGCCTCGGTGTTTCTCACCACTGGATCATCGAAGACATGCTCGGACTCACGTACGACCGGCCGGTTGCGCGCCTTCGTGCGTACCTCGACGTGCTGGACCAGGCGCTTGCGGGCCCGACCACGGTGAAGGTCGAGAACGACTTCTTCAAGATCGACCAACCCCTCGACGTCACCGACGTCGGACCGACGCCGGTACTGATCGCGGCACTCGCTCCCAGGATGCTGCGGCTCGCCGGCGAGCGCGCGGACGGAACGATTCTTTGGATGGCCGACGAACGGGCGATCGGAGATCACGTGGCGCCTTCGATCGGCAAAGCGGCCGAGGCGGCAGGCCGGCCCGCGCCGCGCATCGTGGCGGGCATCCCGATGTGCGTGTGCGCCGACAGCGAGGTCGATGCCGCGGTCGAGCGCACGAATCGTATCCTCTCCGAGGCCGAGGTGTCGCCGAACTACCAAAAGCTGCTCGAACGCGGAGACGCCCGTCAGGTGGGCGACATTCTCGCGGCCGGGAGTGAGGCGAGCATCGAGAAACGGCTCGGCTCGTTCGCCGACGCCGGCGTGACCGACATCTCCATTCGGGTCGTGCCGATCGGGAGTGGCCGGGAAGAACTCATCGCCTCCGTCGGGCGTACGCGCCAGTATCTCGCGTCTCTCGGCGGAGCGTTCTGA
- a CDS encoding TonB-dependent receptor, translating to MFRHTILLAVLGAGLVFADLAPAQDLPPGGEELPDKGRSLSKIEEIVVQARKRTEFIEDTPISVTAISEYTMDEIGAFRIDDVTQLVPNLTMITGRNDAEAAIFIRGVGTSSTEIAFDPGVGVYVDGVFLPRAFGTIVNIVDIQQIEVLRGPQGTLFGKNTIGGAINITTIKPQMNEFEGTAAVWAGNLSTANTRATLNIPIIEDQLAMRVAFGSTYDTGYATNTYLNRDASNSGSLTFLGSLRYQPIENLTVDVSGSWAKNHSNGLAGECLVIRPSPLAGENLQKACGETTPREMTADFPGLADVESYGAWGNIQYDVGPVGVLDDLLVKSITSWREQIPRIGDDLDQTLVPRVSFAHMGGSPQNGEPNFQRQIQQEFQVNGSAWDERINVVTGAFLFWEWADDHTSTTSELPSPFPSNISGNDTSTDNFTWALFGQASVDVTDWLSLTGGIRYTQDEKNVHKVGFDFLDDSGHQIEYTVDDKNGTTFDAWTPMGSIAATLPDDWIDDTPIDHLMGYFTYSRGFKGGGFNATLSGASEEFQPEFLDSFEIGLKTIMFDQRLVLNVSPFYGKYDDLQVTTFVADPVDPLIVNRVTLNAAKATTKGIEAELTAIPIDGLLLRATGGVLDATYDEFTGVNSADSQPINREGEHFNNVPEYQAYLSAQYAIPLTSPGPAWLEGAVTPRVSWAYRSSVSYAGPELPEATQGGFGLLDARLSYEFLDGRALVALWGKNLTDEEYFINTNALVPIFGFLTRFYGAPRTYGGELRYRF from the coding sequence ATGTTTCGACACACCATCTTGTTGGCCGTACTCGGCGCAGGGCTGGTATTTGCGGACCTCGCACCCGCACAGGATCTACCTCCCGGAGGAGAGGAGTTGCCGGACAAGGGCCGTAGTCTCTCGAAGATCGAGGAGATCGTCGTTCAAGCGCGAAAGCGTACGGAATTCATCGAAGATACGCCGATCTCGGTCACGGCGATCAGCGAGTACACGATGGACGAGATCGGGGCGTTCCGCATCGACGATGTGACGCAGTTGGTCCCGAACCTCACGATGATCACCGGGCGTAACGACGCGGAGGCCGCCATCTTCATCCGTGGCGTCGGTACGAGCTCGACGGAGATCGCGTTCGACCCCGGCGTCGGCGTCTACGTCGACGGGGTGTTCCTACCTCGCGCCTTCGGCACGATTGTCAACATCGTCGACATCCAGCAGATCGAAGTTCTGCGTGGCCCGCAGGGGACGCTGTTCGGCAAGAACACGATCGGCGGCGCCATCAACATCACGACCATCAAGCCGCAGATGAACGAGTTCGAAGGCACGGCCGCGGTGTGGGCGGGTAATCTCAGTACGGCGAACACGCGGGCGACCCTGAACATTCCCATCATCGAGGACCAGTTGGCTATGCGAGTCGCGTTCGGATCCACGTACGACACGGGCTACGCCACGAACACGTATCTCAATCGCGATGCCTCCAACTCGGGTTCGCTGACGTTCCTGGGTTCGCTGCGCTATCAGCCGATCGAGAACCTGACGGTCGACGTCAGTGGGTCGTGGGCCAAGAACCACAGCAACGGTCTCGCTGGAGAGTGTCTTGTCATCCGGCCGTCTCCCCTTGCTGGCGAGAACCTGCAGAAGGCGTGTGGAGAGACCACGCCGCGCGAGATGACCGCGGATTTCCCGGGTCTCGCGGACGTCGAGAGCTACGGTGCGTGGGGCAATATTCAGTACGATGTCGGGCCGGTGGGTGTGCTGGACGACCTCCTCGTAAAATCGATCACGTCCTGGCGGGAGCAGATCCCACGCATTGGGGACGACCTGGATCAGACCCTCGTTCCGCGCGTGTCCTTCGCGCACATGGGAGGCAGCCCCCAGAACGGCGAGCCGAATTTTCAGCGCCAGATTCAACAGGAGTTTCAGGTCAACGGATCGGCTTGGGACGAGCGCATCAACGTCGTGACCGGCGCGTTCCTGTTCTGGGAGTGGGCCGACGACCACACGTCGACGACTTCGGAGCTGCCGTCGCCCTTCCCGAGCAACATCTCCGGCAACGATACGTCGACCGACAACTTTACCTGGGCGCTCTTCGGACAGGCTTCCGTCGACGTGACGGACTGGCTGAGTCTCACGGGTGGCATTCGCTACACGCAGGACGAAAAGAACGTTCACAAGGTCGGCTTCGACTTCCTCGACGATTCCGGCCACCAGATCGAGTACACGGTGGACGACAAGAACGGCACGACGTTCGATGCGTGGACGCCGATGGGGAGCATCGCGGCCACGCTGCCCGACGACTGGATCGACGATACGCCCATCGATCACCTGATGGGCTACTTCACGTACAGCCGCGGCTTCAAGGGCGGTGGGTTCAACGCGACGCTCTCCGGGGCGAGCGAGGAGTTCCAGCCGGAGTTTCTCGATTCGTTCGAGATCGGACTCAAGACCATCATGTTCGATCAGCGTTTGGTCCTGAATGTGTCGCCGTTCTACGGCAAGTACGACGACCTCCAGGTGACGACGTTCGTGGCCGACCCGGTCGATCCGCTGATCGTCAATCGGGTGACGCTGAACGCGGCGAAGGCGACCACGAAGGGGATCGAGGCCGAGCTCACTGCGATCCCGATCGACGGGCTTCTGCTGCGGGCAACGGGAGGCGTTCTCGATGCGACCTACGACGAGTTCACCGGCGTGAATTCGGCGGATAGCCAGCCGATCAACCGCGAGGGTGAGCACTTCAACAACGTGCCGGAGTACCAGGCCTACCTTTCTGCGCAGTACGCGATTCCGCTGACGTCGCCCGGGCCCGCGTGGCTCGAAGGGGCCGTCACGCCGCGGGTGTCTTGGGCCTATCGCAGCAGTGTGAGTTACGCCGGTCCGGAGCTTCCGGAGGCCACGCAGGGTGGGTTCGGCCTCCTCGACGCGCGGCTCTCGTACGAGTTCCTCGATGGCCGCGCGCTGGTCGCGCTATGGGGCAAGAACCTCACGGACGAGGAGTACTTCATCAATACGAACGCCCTCGTGCCGATCTTCGGATTCTTGACGCGATTCTATGGGGCACCCCGAACGTACGGCGGGGAGCTCCGATACAGGTTCTGA
- a CDS encoding acyl-CoA dehydrogenase family protein has translation MPLSNSSILDSREVEGIAEYRSQLHAWLDAHADELEPRYAPPATLDDQIAQMQRVKSILFEAGWMRFGWPERVGGWGGAPVLRTELGAAISERDLVNPGLFSLVEVLAPTLIDFASPELAAEVVPRLLAGTEMWCQGFSEPNSGSDLASLGCRATPDGDAETASRWVINGQKVWTSLAQYSERCVLLTRTGPGDSRHRGITAFFVDMNTPGITVRPLEMINGMHEFAEVFFDDVAVPAGRMLGPLNGGWGVAMSILPYERSSCFWQRIAYLYARLQKLLDVAPDDDRTAEVVGEVFVQLHALRARSRATQRRLAAGETLGAETSIEKVLLSTVEQALYDAARRLLPGVLEMDDGAAAEEWRTEYLYSRAATIYGGTAEVQRGIIARRLLDLGSDQ, from the coding sequence ATGCCTTTATCAAATTCGAGCATCCTCGATTCTCGCGAGGTCGAGGGCATCGCGGAGTACCGAAGCCAACTCCACGCTTGGCTCGACGCTCATGCCGACGAGCTCGAACCGCGGTATGCGCCGCCGGCGACGCTCGACGACCAGATCGCTCAGATGCAGCGCGTAAAGTCGATCCTGTTCGAGGCGGGCTGGATGCGATTCGGCTGGCCGGAGCGGGTGGGCGGGTGGGGCGGCGCGCCGGTGCTCCGAACCGAGCTGGGCGCGGCCATCTCGGAGCGGGACCTGGTGAATCCGGGGCTCTTCTCCCTGGTCGAGGTGCTCGCGCCGACCCTCATCGACTTCGCGTCCCCCGAGCTCGCGGCCGAGGTCGTGCCGCGGCTGCTCGCGGGCACGGAGATGTGGTGTCAGGGCTTCTCGGAGCCGAACAGTGGGAGTGATCTCGCGTCGCTCGGCTGCCGGGCGACACCGGACGGCGACGCGGAGACGGCTTCGCGCTGGGTGATCAACGGCCAAAAGGTCTGGACGAGTCTCGCGCAGTACTCGGAACGATGCGTTCTGCTCACGCGGACCGGCCCGGGTGACTCGCGCCACCGGGGCATCACCGCGTTCTTCGTCGATATGAATACGCCGGGCATTACCGTGAGGCCGCTCGAGATGATCAACGGCATGCACGAGTTCGCAGAGGTCTTCTTCGACGACGTCGCGGTTCCCGCGGGCCGGATGCTCGGACCTCTGAATGGCGGTTGGGGCGTCGCGATGAGCATCCTGCCCTACGAGCGCTCCTCGTGCTTCTGGCAGCGGATCGCGTACCTGTATGCGCGGCTTCAGAAGCTGCTCGACGTCGCTCCCGACGACGATCGTACCGCCGAGGTGGTCGGCGAGGTTTTCGTGCAGCTCCACGCGCTTCGCGCTCGCTCGCGCGCTACCCAGCGCCGCCTCGCGGCCGGAGAGACGCTGGGCGCCGAGACGTCGATCGAGAAGGTGCTCTTGTCGACGGTCGAGCAGGCGTTGTACGACGCTGCCCGCCGGCTCCTTCCCGGTGTGCTCGAGATGGACGACGGCGCGGCGGCCGAGGAGTGGCGGACCGAATACCTGTACTCGCGCGCGGCCACGATCTACGGGGGGACCGCCGAAGTGCAGCGGGGGATCATTGCGCGTCGCCTTCTCGACCTCGGGAGTGATCAGTGA